One genomic segment of Thermoproteales archaeon includes these proteins:
- a CDS encoding ABC transporter ATP-binding protein: MNYAIEAIDLTKYFGSFKAVDGINISVQEGEIFGLLGPNGAGKTTTIRMILGLLKPSAGSIKVFGIDVSRNRKAVLKITGYMPQRFSLYEDLTTEENLKLFASLYGLSGKKVDERVSELLEEFQLKEFRYRLAGKLSGGTKQRLALAVALVHEPRLLIVDEPTAGVDPPIRRYFWEYFRKLRKDGVTMLVTTHYMDEAENCDRLALMNRGRIVASGSPSSIKKLAYGGDIVELHTERKALVYLRSFDGVKKILEEESSNGSLKVKILVDDASDRLVPLVKTLEDNGIKVYRASQVFVSLEDAFIKLTVGG, from the coding sequence ATGAACTACGCCATCGAAGCCATCGACTTAACAAAATATTTTGGTTCTTTCAAAGCAGTTGACGGTATAAATATCAGCGTTCAGGAAGGCGAGATTTTCGGCTTGCTAGGTCCAAACGGTGCAGGCAAGACAACAACTATCAGGATGATTCTAGGCTTGCTTAAACCTTCTGCTGGCAGCATCAAGGTTTTCGGCATCGACGTGAGCAGGAATAGAAAAGCAGTTTTAAAAATTACTGGCTATATGCCTCAACGCTTTAGCCTATACGAGGACCTGACCACCGAAGAAAACCTCAAGCTTTTTGCTTCTTTATACGGTTTGTCAGGTAAAAAAGTTGATGAAAGAGTTAGCGAGCTACTCGAGGAATTTCAGCTGAAAGAGTTTAGGTATAGGCTGGCTGGAAAGTTGAGCGGCGGCACAAAGCAGAGGCTTGCTTTAGCTGTTGCCTTGGTTCACGAGCCCAGACTGCTGATTGTAGACGAGCCTACTGCTGGAGTTGACCCTCCCATACGTAGATACTTTTGGGAGTATTTTAGAAAGCTTAGGAAAGATGGTGTTACAATGCTGGTTACAACTCACTACATGGACGAGGCCGAAAACTGTGACAGGCTAGCTTTGATGAATAGAGGTAGAATTGTAGCTTCCGGCTCGCCTAGTAGCATTAAAAAACTTGCCTATGGCGGCGATATAGTAGAGTTGCATACAGAGCGCAAAGCATTGGTTTATCTGAGGTCTTTTGATGGAGTTAAAAAGATTTTAGAAGAAGAATCTAGTAATGGAAGCTTAAAAGTTAAAATCTTAGTAGATGATGCATCTGACAGATTGGTGCCTCTTGTTAAGACGCTCGAAGATAACGGTATTAAAGTATACCGCGCAAGCCAGGTTTTCGTCAGTCTTGAAGATGCTTTTATAAAGCTAACCGTGGGTGGTTAG
- a CDS encoding ABC transporter permease, protein MGVLAALIIKDIRQLVRDPKTMFMVLLMPILVMAMFVAGYGGSGGGEVPIAIVDLDGGKVSWQLIDSLINFGDFEVKYYPATPEEGEMLVRHGDVYATLIIPKGFSKDVLLGRRTTVDLVLDSSYAHISELVWEALNAAVQGFQEKVSESYGTFSIKVNRRTVYGPQVTRVENFVPVVMGILLHLVPMSLIAVSISRERERRTFEQLVVTPINSWDIVISKLLAYAFITISDMILTLWISVEFFNVRVKGSFFDLLFVSGLMLLCSLSIGLLISVMSKNQLQAYQMAIFFFIPSMLFTGFFTPVELLSKEVRIVGKLLPLYYFLRTFRNIQLRGWTLLESLHEVSVLFFETLLFLLLSIKLLKLRVE, encoded by the coding sequence GTGGGGGTTCTCGCCGCTTTAATAATAAAAGATATTAGGCAACTGGTCCGCGATCCCAAAACAATGTTTATGGTATTACTAATGCCTATTCTCGTAATGGCTATGTTCGTGGCGGGCTATGGCGGTAGTGGAGGAGGAGAAGTTCCTATAGCTATAGTTGATCTGGATGGAGGTAAGGTTTCATGGCAGCTAATCGATTCTCTCATAAACTTCGGTGATTTCGAGGTGAAGTATTATCCAGCCACCCCAGAAGAAGGTGAAATGCTTGTTAGACATGGAGATGTATACGCGACTTTGATAATTCCAAAAGGATTCAGCAAGGACGTTTTATTAGGTAGAAGAACCACTGTTGACCTAGTCTTAGACTCAAGCTATGCACACATTTCGGAGCTTGTATGGGAAGCTTTAAACGCTGCTGTGCAAGGTTTTCAGGAAAAAGTTTCAGAAAGTTATGGAACGTTCAGTATTAAAGTTAATAGGCGCACTGTCTACGGTCCCCAAGTTACACGGGTTGAGAATTTCGTCCCAGTTGTTATGGGCATTTTACTTCACTTGGTTCCTATGAGCTTAATTGCAGTATCTATTAGTCGGGAAAGGGAGAGAAGAACGTTTGAGCAGCTGGTGGTAACGCCCATAAATAGCTGGGATATAGTTATCAGCAAATTGCTTGCTTATGCTTTTATCACAATATCGGATATGATACTTACTTTATGGATTTCTGTCGAATTTTTCAATGTTAGAGTTAAAGGCAGTTTTTTCGATCTTTTGTTTGTAAGCGGTCTCATGCTTTTATGCTCGCTAAGTATAGGATTACTCATCTCCGTAATGTCTAAAAATCAGTTGCAAGCTTACCAGATGGCTATATTCTTCTTCATTCCATCAATGCTTTTCACCGGGTTCTTTACCCCAGTCGAGTTACTGTCTAAGGAAGTTAGGATAGTTGGTAAACTGCTACCGTTGTATTATTTCCTGAGAACTTTTCGAAATATACAGCTTAGGGGATGGACATTACTCGAATCTTTGCACGAGGTATCTGTGCTATTTTTCGAAACTCTACTTTTTCTCTTGCTTTCTATAAAATTGTTAAAACTAAGGGTGGAGTAG